The Candidatus Curtissbacteria bacterium sequence GTTTTAATATTTCTTGAAGAGAATTTCTCACCCTTCTTAATATCCTTAGAGACAAAAATAGAAGGCCTAAACCGCATGTTATATTCCTCGGCACTATTTAACGGGCCATATTTAACCTCGCCCTTCGCCCCTTCATTTCTTCTTATCTTTTTCACCATTTGCCCAAATTCTTCTGGCTCTAATGAAAATCTGGAGTCCGGCCCTCCGCGAGAGCGTTTTGTAATTAAATGCTTTTCAATGATTGAAGCACCCATAGTTGCCGCAATCGTTGGGGCTATGATTCCCGCGTTGTTGTCGGAGAAACCGCTAACCACCCCAAACTTCTCCTGAAGGTCACCTATTGTCCTAAGATTCATGCTGGAAAGTAGGGGACTGGCAGAATACTGAGTTACGCAATGCAAAAGAGCAATTTCACCAGAACCATATTTTTTTAACGTATCAACTGCAAGCTCAATTTCCCAAAGGGCCGCAAAACCAACAGACATAATGACGGGTTTTTTAGTTTGAGCAACCTTTCTTATTAAAGGAATGTCTACAACTTCATAAGAGGCGATCTTATAACAGGGAACCTTCAACTTTTCCAAAAAATCCACAGCGGTCTCGTCAAAGGGAGTTGAAAAAAAAATTAGGCCTAACTCTTCCGCAACTTTTTTGAGCTTAGTGTGCCACTCCCAGGGAGTATAGGCAGTCTTATAAAGGTCGTAAAGCGTTTCATTCTTCCAAGCCTCAGGAGTCTTTTTGCCTCTGACAATAAACCATTCCTTATTCGACTTAAGTGTTATTGTGTCAGGCGTGTACGTCTGAATCTTCACCGCGTCCGCTCCCGCTTCTGCGGCTGCTTTAATTAACCTTACAGCCTCCTCAAATTTTTGGTTATGATTACCCGAAATTTCGGCAACGACAAAACAAGGGAATTGAGAACCAATACTCCTAGTTCCAAGTTTTATAAACGGTTTTTTAATATTTCCATATTTCTTTTTAAATAAAACCATTTCAATCGCCTTTTCTTTTTCCCTAGACTTCAGGCCCGTGCTCACAAAACCGGCGTCTAAAAAACTCTTTTTCGAGCTAATATTTATGGGCTTTATATATGCTCTGATTTCACGAAGAGCTGCGGAATTTTCAAAAGCATAATCACATGCTTTCTGAATTAAAACAGGACCGTATCCACGGCCGCGGTACTTATTAACCAGAGAGATACTAATTTCGCCAACGTCTCTATTTAAATCAACTCTGACCTGACCGGCAGGAAGGCCGTCAACCTCCGCGACAAATAAGTAAGTATTTTTATCACCTAACTTACCCATAAACCACTTAGTGTGATCATCAAGCTTAACTGGGCTACTATTAAAGCTGTTTTCCTTGACAGTTGGATCATTCCTTAAGCTGTAAAAAAAGGCAAGATCAAATTTATTCGCTTTTCGCAGCATTAGCTTGCTGTCAATTTTTTTCTTCATCCCAAATATTATCTTTTTCCCACTTCCCTTTGTTTTTTCTCCATACTCTCGCATCTCGAAATTGGTCAGCAGTTTTATCAAACTCTTTTTCCTTCATTCCGACATATTGCAACCATCGTTTGAGATCACGAGGTTTGACATGATCATATTTTCTTACCAAATCTATGGCTTTTTTTCTTGTAATATAACCGCTCCTTATATCTTTACATGCATGATCAGTAGCTCTTCCATAACCAAATTTGACAAACTTTAAATAGTCATGCACACCATTTTCATGCATGTCGTCAAGATTGGAAAATCTACGGTAAGTTCTGTCAAATGGCTTCTTAGATTGTTGCCAATTGTATAATCTTTGCATCAATTTGTATTGCTTATTTGCGTCCCAGTCAACGTAATTTCCTAAATATATACCTCTAACTTCAGATTCCTCGAGTTCTTCTTCGGTCGGATATTTGGCCCAAAGCAAGTCTTGCTCCTTCAAACCTTCTTCACCTACCATATCGTACCAATCAAAGCCCCTTAAGGCGTGTTCAAACCTATACTTCGCTGTCATCTCGGGAAATTCATCTGCTCTATACATTCCCCCCAGGTCGGTATATCCATGTTCTCCCCAGACGATTAACTTAATTTTAAATTTAACCGCAATTTGCACCGGATATGTAAAGATGCCGCAATGAGCATGCCAGTTCATGTCGCCCATCTTCTTGAAACAAATACGGTTCAGTTTAACCAAAACGTCAACATTAGGTTTGAATATGATGTGATCCACGTTAAACACATGATGCATACGATTCAAGTTATATTCTCCCTCAGGAAGATAATTATTTCCGTGGTAAGTGACAAGAAGCGGTTTTAATTTTAATACCTTTGTAACATAGTGAGTTTGAAAGTAACTATCTTTCCCTCCGGAAACGGGAATAATGCAATCATAATTTGAGCCGTTAGAAACACGAGAGTCTTCTGCTAAACTCTCAAGTAATTTAGCCCTTTTTCTCCAATTAATTTTTTTCCGTGCTTCTGAAACTCGGCAACCAGAACAAACTCCGTCATTGTCGAAAGTTAATTTAACAGCAGAGGAAATTGGGTAAACACATTTAGTACAGTACTGCATAACTTATGTCTAAAACCTAACGTCCAGCCCAGCATCTACCATGAATTTTTTAGCGTGCCTTGTCGATTGCTCTGTGAAGTGAAAAATATTAGCTGCAGACACAGCACTCGCACCGCCAATTTTTATACCGTCTACTAGATTTTGCCAGTTTCCAACGCCCCCGCAAGCAATCACAGGAACGTTAACTTTATTCGTAATTTGTTTTAAAAGAGGTAGATCATAACCCTTTAGAGTCCCATCTCTATCGATAGAATTCAAGAATATCTCGCCAGCTCCTAGTCTTTCTGCCCTTATCGCCCAAGACTTTGGGTCCAGACCGGTTGCTTCTGTGCCGTGATTTATAAAAACCTCATATTTATCCTTGCCAATAGTCTTCGCGTCAATAGAAACTACAACCGCTTGACTGCCAAATAGCCTAGCCGCTTCGGTAATTAAAGAAGGATTTCTAACAGCCATAGTGTTGATAATAATTTTATCAACACCACTTTTAAATAAAATATGCATATCGTCAACAGACTTGATACCTCCGCCCGCCGCCAGGGGAACGAAACAGGTTTTCGCGCACTCTTTTATAATTTCTACAAAATCCTCAAGCATCTTAAAGTTATAGTCAGTCCTAATCAACTTTTGATATTCCTTTGTTTTACTGATGTCCAAAAAAATTATTTCATCGACGGACCAAGCATTGAAGTATTGAATCGCAACCTTTGGATTGCCGACGATCTGGTATTCAGAAAACTTCAGGCTCTTAACAAGCTGCCCATTCTGGAGAAGTAAGCATGGAGCGAGTCTCTTTTTAAGCATCCTTAAAATTTAGAAAATTTTCAAGAATTCTAAGACCACTTTTTTGACTACGCTCGGGGTGAAATTGGACTCCAAACAAATTATCCACCGCAACAGATGCTGTAAATTCCTCTCCGTATTCACAAGTTGCTGTCACTACGCCGCTTTCGTCAGGAGCTAAGCAGTAACTATGTATAAAATAAAAAACACTGGGTTTAACATTTTCAAAAAGAAGAGAGTTATCGGCGGGGTAAACGTCATTCCATCCAATGTGGGGTAGCCTGAAGTGTTTTTTGCTCACGCTCAATTTTCGAGTTTTACCCTTAACCCAACCCAAACCTTTATGCAATCCACCTTCTTCGCCGACTTCCGCCAGAAGTTGCATGCCTAAACATATACCCAAGAAGGCCTTTTTATTCTTCAGGACCTGCCCTTCCAATGTTTTTATAAGACCTCTCTCCGCCAGCTTATTCATGCCGTCACTAAAAGTTCCCACCCCGGGTAAAATTATATGAGTCGCTCTGTCAAAATCTTTCGATTCCCTTGAAATTTTGCTCTCTGCACCTAAAGCATCCAAAGCGTTTTTTACCGAAGCTACATTCCCCATGTCATAGTCAACAATAATCACCATTTGCGCAAGACCTTCCAAGACTGCTGTTCGAGTTTTATATTCAACATCGCGAGTTCTTGATTTTGGTCCAAATATCTAAGAACCTTTTTAACATCAACAATCGCATTTTCCCTGAAGAAGTTATCATAAATTTTCCTCATTAACAATAAATCTTTTTCCCAGTCAACCGTCAGTCTGTAATTTCGGTAGTAGTTTGGATCTAATTTTGGCGTCTTTCCTATAATAAACTCTCGATTTCGGTTAAACCACATATAAGGGGTCACATGTTCTTTCTCGTAGGAAGTTTTAGCGGCCCTATAAGCCTTAAAAAGCGCATTAGAAGAAAATACTTCGACATCTAGGCCAATAGGCAAACTCCTTGTTACGTGGTCTGTGGTACTTAAATAATCAACTTTACCTCTTATAAATTCTCGAATACATACATCAATAATCTGGGGATCAATCAAGGGATTGTCGGCAGTTATCCTTACAATAATCCCGCAATCAAATTTTTTTGCGGTATTGTAAAATCTTGATAAAACGTTTTTCTTATTGCCACGAAAACATTGCAATTGTTCTTCTTTTGCGAACTTTTCTAGAATATCATTGTCTTTTGATCTAGGAATTGAAACAATAATATGCTTTATCCTTTTAGAATATTTTAATCTATTACAAATATGCCAAAGTAGAGGCTTTCCGGCTAATTCTGCCAAAATCTTGCCCGGTAGCCTCTCCGAATCAAATCTCGCTTGAATTATCGCACAAACGCTTTGTATATTATCCGTTCGTCCCCTCACCATGAAGTCCAGCCCCCATCAACAACGAAATTCTCTCCTGTGATAAAACCGGAAGCATCACTTGAGAGCAGCGCAAACAAGCCTTTCAAGTCCTCGGGATTACCCAACTTATCAAGCATTGTCTTGCTTTTTAGCCTCTCACCGAATTTCTTGTCCCGAGCCACGTTTTCTTTAGGAAAAGGCCCTGGAGAAATTGAATTTACACGGATACCATACCTACCCCAGTAAGAAGCCAGATATTTTGTAAGCTGAATAATCCCCGCTTTGGCGATTGTGTACGTCGGTGGAATATTGAAATTATTGTCAGTGTATAGCCTCCAATCCGGCGATTGAAGTCCGTACATTGAAGATATATTAATAATTGAACCTTTCGCCTCTCTCTTCATAAGAGGGAAAACAAGCTGGCTGCACCTCAGTGTACTCCAAAGAACACCGTTTAAACTACTCTCAAATTCGTCATAAGCTAAGTTGGTGGATACCTTTTCCTGATGAATAGCGTTATTTATAAGAATGGCTATGGACGGGAGCCCTTTTATTTCATTGGAAAACTTAAGAAAAGAATTGCTGCTTGTAAAATCCAAGTCTTTAACAATAACTCTGGATTCTCCAAATTCCTTGAGCAATCCACGAGCGACGGTAGCTCTTTTTTTAGCAGTCTTCTGCGTTGTAGTTACAACAACAGTTGCTCCTAATTCAAGAAGTGTTTCTGTCGCGGCTAAGCCTAAATGTCCCAAACCACCCGTCACAATCGCTGTCCTATTTTCTAAACTGATTAAGTCCGCCAGGCTTCTCATAGCTGCAAGTTCCAACAGGCAGGGTTTGTGTACTTCTCTTCCAAAATGGGAATGCGTTGTGCAAGTTTATCAAATACTACTTGATCAATGTGAGCCTCAAAAGCAGACACGTCCGTCTCTAACTGTTTTGGCGAGGTTATCCCTATTACTAAAGGACCAAAGTTCTTGTTTGCAATGAATTGAATAAGTAACTCTTCGCGCGGTACTTTATATGAGTCCAAATATTTATAGAACGTGTTCAGCTTACCCTTTACGTCCCCAAAGTATTCCGGTAAATTTTTAGTGCTCATCAGTAGCACTCCTTGAAGAAACACACTCCTTTGAACAATGAGCTTACCCTTTTTCTGCAGTAATTTCATTTTGCCTTGGCTTTCAAAGTCCCGACTTAGGATATTATGGGGGATTTGATAAACATCAATCTCATCATATTTAAGCGCTCTGTCCACATCTCCTGGATCATATAAGGAGATACCGATATATCTGATTAGACCCCGCTTTTTATAGTCATATAAAATATCCAAAAAAATATCAGGATTTGCAAAAAAACCTTCGAAATCGTGGATATAAATAATATCCAAATGCTTTCTGTGAAGTCGACCCAGAGAAGTCTTCAACGAGTCCAAAATTTCCTTAGAGGAATCTTTAGATTTAAACGCAGTCAGCTTAGTGGCAATTATTACATTTCGTCTTCCAAGAACTTCCCCTATTATTTTTTCACTCCCCCCGTAGCTACTCGCAGTGTCAAAAAAGTTAATTCCGCGGTCAAGTGCAGCGTTTAGTATACACTTGGTTGTGTTCGTTGAAACTTGGTTCTTATTGGCGATACCGTATTGTTGTCCAAATTGAGCGCATCCCAAACAAAAGGAAGAAAGCTCTAAATCTTTGTATTTAAATACATTCATGTTAAATCTTTTTTCATAAAATATTTTATAATTTTACCAATTTCGGATTTAATTTCCTCTGGATTCATTCCTCTTCTGTCTAGTAGAAAAAATTCGTAATCTTTTTTACCCAAATACTTTCGCGCATATCTTGCAGATCGCGGGCCGTGGTATGCATGAGTGACAATGGCCAACTTTTTAAAATTTAATTTACCCAACTCTTTAAATTGGTCAAGCGTTGAAATTAGAGGGACTGGGGGCATATTAGACAACTTTATTACGTTTGAAGAATCAATGTTTTTTGCCAGTTTTCTCATCAAATCATTTTGTGCTTCAGTGCCTGTTAAAACTAACTTTGGGCCCCGGCTACTAAAACTTGCTAGCTTCTTATAGATCGTAAGCCCGTAAGCTGTTCGTTGTTCTGTGTCTCTTAAATTTGTTTTAAGTGCCGGATCACCGCTTTCACCCGAAAGTATAGCAACAGCTTCAATTCCAGCATCGATTTTGGGATCAACAGAGTTTCTTACTGATTCGAATTCTTGCTTTAATTTATTTTCGACTTCAAGAAAATCCAGGCCTATCAGGCCTCGGATGAATTGAAGAGAAAACATACTTTTGAGCCTGAAAGGCGAATATCGAGGGCTTTTAGCCCTCGGAAGTTTATCTCGAATATTCACCAATCACATCCTTAAAAGTTTTTATTACATAATCTATTTGTTTTTTTGACAAATCCGGAAAAAGCGGTAACGAGATTTCCGATTCATAAACAGATTCGGAAATTGGAAAATCACCTCTTTTAAATCCAAATTTTTTTCGATAATATGGCTGAAGATGGACGGGAATATAATGGACCTGAACACCGAGCCCTCGATCCTTCAGCTCGTCAAAAATCCTCTTCCTTGAAACTTTAATCTCGTCCAGCTTTAAAAGCGCAGTAAACAAATGCCAAACGGCAAAACTAGAATTGTTTTCCTTCGGCACATCAATAGGCAAGTCACTAAATGCTTTCCTATACACATCAACGACCAATCTACGCGCTCCAATGAACCTTTCTATCCTCGAGAGTTGTGACACACCAAGGGCGGCTTGAAAATCGGTTAGTCGAAAATTTAAACCAAGTTCCTGCATCTCATAATACCAACCGCCAACATTATTTTGTAAATTCTTTCTTGTGATCCCATGGTTTCTAAAAATAAGAAGCTTTTCCCATAACTTTTTGTCGTTTGTGACCGCCATACCTCCTTCACCAGTCGTTATTGTTTTAACAGGATGGAAAGAAAAACATGTTATATCAGCAATTGTTCCTATCATCCTCCCTTTATATTTAGAGCCGATCGAGTGAGCCGCGTCATCAATTGTTACAAGGCCATAATTTTTAGCGATTCTTTTGATTCTATCCCAATCACAGGGATTACCGGCGAAATCAACCGCCAAAATCGCCTTTGTCTTCTTATTTATCGCCTGCTCAATCCGATCAGCATTAATGTTTAAGGTTGCAAAGTCAATGTCGACGAATTTGGGAATTCCTCCGAACCAGACAAAACAATTGCTTGATGCTGCGAATGTGTAAGGTGTGGTTATTACTTCATCGCCCGAACCGATTCCGGAGGCGAAACAACTTGCAACAAGAGCGGATGCGCCGGAATTAAACGCTACAGCGTATTTTGCTCCGACGTAATTCGCAACCGCATTTTCAAATTCAAGAACCTCGGGTCCTTGGGTAATAAAATCAGATTTTAAAACTCTGGTCACTGCCTCGATATCTTTCTGGTTAATC is a genomic window containing:
- the pseI gene encoding pseudaminic acid synthase, whose protein sequence is MVLFKKKYGNIKKPFIKLGTRSIGSQFPCFVVAEISGNHNQKFEEAVRLIKAAAEAGADAVKIQTYTPDTITLKSNKEWFIVRGKKTPEAWKNETLYDLYKTAYTPWEWHTKLKKVAEELGLIFFSTPFDETAVDFLEKLKVPCYKIASYEVVDIPLIRKVAQTKKPVIMSVGFAALWEIELAVDTLKKYGSGEIALLHCVTQYSASPLLSSMNLRTIGDLQEKFGVVSGFSDNNAGIIAPTIAATMGASIIEKHLITKRSRGGPDSRFSLEPEEFGQMVKKIRRNEGAKGEVKYGPLNSAEEYNMRFRPSIFVSKDIKKGEKFSSRNIKTVRPSNGLPPREWDDIIGSRALYDIELGTPLSWDLIEK
- a CDS encoding aldo/keto reductase, coding for MNVFKYKDLELSSFCLGCAQFGQQYGIANKNQVSTNTTKCILNAALDRGINFFDTASSYGGSEKIIGEVLGRRNVIIATKLTAFKSKDSSKEILDSLKTSLGRLHRKHLDIIYIHDFEGFFANPDIFLDILYDYKKRGLIRYIGISLYDPGDVDRALKYDEIDVYQIPHNILSRDFESQGKMKLLQKKGKLIVQRSVFLQGVLLMSTKNLPEYFGDVKGKLNTFYKYLDSYKVPREELLIQFIANKNFGPLVIGITSPKQLETDVSAFEAHIDQVVFDKLAQRIPILEEKYTNPACWNLQL
- a CDS encoding N-acetyl sugar amidotransferase, yielding MQYCTKCVYPISSAVKLTFDNDGVCSGCRVSEARKKINWRKRAKLLESLAEDSRVSNGSNYDCIIPVSGGKDSYFQTHYVTKVLKLKPLLVTYHGNNYLPEGEYNLNRMHHVFNVDHIIFKPNVDVLVKLNRICFKKMGDMNWHAHCGIFTYPVQIAVKFKIKLIVWGEHGYTDLGGMYRADEFPEMTAKYRFEHALRGFDWYDMVGEEGLKEQDLLWAKYPTEEELEESEVRGIYLGNYVDWDANKQYKLMQRLYNWQQSKKPFDRTYRRFSNLDDMHENGVHDYLKFVKFGYGRATDHACKDIRSGYITRKKAIDLVRKYDHVKPRDLKRWLQYVGMKEKEFDKTADQFRDARVWRKNKGKWEKDNIWDEEKN
- the hisH gene encoding imidazole glycerol phosphate synthase subunit HisH, whose amino-acid sequence is MVIIVDYDMGNVASVKNALDALGAESKISRESKDFDRATHIILPGVGTFSDGMNKLAERGLIKTLEGQVLKNKKAFLGICLGMQLLAEVGEEGGLHKGLGWVKGKTRKLSVSKKHFRLPHIGWNDVYPADNSLLFENVKPSVFYFIHSYCLAPDESGVVTATCEYGEEFTASVAVDNLFGVQFHPERSQKSGLRILENFLNFKDA
- a CDS encoding YdcF family protein is translated as MFSLQFIRGLIGLDFLEVENKLKQEFESVRNSVDPKIDAGIEAVAILSGESGDPALKTNLRDTEQRTAYGLTIYKKLASFSSRGPKLVLTGTEAQNDLMRKLAKNIDSSNVIKLSNMPPVPLISTLDQFKELGKLNFKKLAIVTHAYHGPRSARYARKYLGKKDYEFFLLDRRGMNPEEIKSEIGKIIKYFMKKDLT
- a CDS encoding glycosyltransferase family protein; this translates as MVRGRTDNIQSVCAIIQARFDSERLPGKILAELAGKPLLWHICNRLKYSKRIKHIIVSIPRSKDNDILEKFAKEEQLQCFRGNKKNVLSRFYNTAKKFDCGIIVRITADNPLIDPQIIDVCIREFIRGKVDYLSTTDHVTRSLPIGLDVEVFSSNALFKAYRAAKTSYEKEHVTPYMWFNRNREFIIGKTPKLDPNYYRNYRLTVDWEKDLLLMRKIYDNFFRENAIVDVKKVLRYLDQNQELAMLNIKLEQQSWKVLRKW
- a CDS encoding imidazole glycerol phosphate synthase cyclase subunit, giving the protein MLKKRLAPCLLLQNGQLVKSLKFSEYQIVGNPKVAIQYFNAWSVDEIIFLDISKTKEYQKLIRTDYNFKMLEDFVEIIKECAKTCFVPLAAGGGIKSVDDMHILFKSGVDKIIINTMAVRNPSLITEAARLFGSQAVVVSIDAKTIGKDKYEVFINHGTEATGLDPKSWAIRAERLGAGEIFLNSIDRDGTLKGYDLPLLKQITNKVNVPVIACGGVGNWQNLVDGIKIGGASAVSAANIFHFTEQSTRHAKKFMVDAGLDVRF
- a CDS encoding SDR family oxidoreductase, with the protein product MRSLADLISLENRTAIVTGGLGHLGLAATETLLELGATVVVTTTQKTAKKRATVARGLLKEFGESRVIVKDLDFTSSNSFLKFSNEIKGLPSIAILINNAIHQEKVSTNLAYDEFESSLNGVLWSTLRCSQLVFPLMKREAKGSIINISSMYGLQSPDWRLYTDNNFNIPPTYTIAKAGIIQLTKYLASYWGRYGIRVNSISPGPFPKENVARDKKFGERLKSKTMLDKLGNPEDLKGLFALLSSDASGFITGENFVVDGGWTSW
- the pseC gene encoding UDP-4-amino-4,6-dideoxy-N-acetyl-beta-L-altrosamine transaminase, whose translation is MKRPLKLIPYSHQSINQKDIEAVTRVLKSDFITQGPEVLEFENAVANYVGAKYAVAFNSGASALVASCFASGIGSGDEVITTPYTFAASSNCFVWFGGIPKFVDIDFATLNINADRIEQAINKKTKAILAVDFAGNPCDWDRIKRIAKNYGLVTIDDAAHSIGSKYKGRMIGTIADITCFSFHPVKTITTGEGGMAVTNDKKLWEKLLIFRNHGITRKNLQNNVGGWYYEMQELGLNFRLTDFQAALGVSQLSRIERFIGARRLVVDVYRKAFSDLPIDVPKENNSSFAVWHLFTALLKLDEIKVSRKRIFDELKDRGLGVQVHYIPVHLQPYYRKKFGFKRGDFPISESVYESEISLPLFPDLSKKQIDYVIKTFKDVIGEYSR